From Cricetulus griseus strain 17A/GY chromosome 1 unlocalized genomic scaffold, alternate assembly CriGri-PICRH-1.0 chr1_0, whole genome shotgun sequence, a single genomic window includes:
- the Rab19 gene encoding ras-related protein Rab-19, producing MQFSSSAQAADENVDYLFKVILIGDSNVGKTCVVQHFKSGVYSESQQNTIGVDFTVRSLEIDGKKVKMQVWDTAGQERFRTITQSYYRSAHAAIIAYDLTRRSTFESVPHWIHEIEKYGAANLVIMLIGNKSDLWENRRVLFEDACTLAEKYGLLAVLETSAKESRNIDEVFVLMAKELIARNSLHLYGESIQQGLSQDSSPILVAQGPRENTRCTC from the exons ATGCAGTTCTCCAGCTCAGCCCAAGCAGCCGATGAGAACGTGGACTatttgttcaaggtcatcctcatcgGAGATTCCAACGTGGGGAAGACGTGCGTGGTACAGCATTTCAAATCTGGAGTCTACAGCGAGTCACAGCAAAACACCATTGGGGTGGACTTCACAGTACGCTCCCTCGAGATAGACGGCAAGAAAGTGAAG ATGCAGGTGTGGGACACCGCGGGCCAGGAGCGCTTCCGCACCATCACCCAAAGCTACTACCGAAGTGCCCACGCAGCCATCATCGCCTATGACCTCACACGTCGGTCCACATTCGAGTCTGTCCCTCACTGGATTCATGAGATAGAAAAATACGGAGCAGCTAACTTGGTCATCATGCTGATCG GAAACAAATCGGACCTGTGGGAGAATCGGCGCGTACTGTTTGAGGATGCCTGCACACTGGCTGAGAAGTATGgcctcctggctgtcctggagacaTCCGCTAAGGAGTCCAGGAACATAGATGAAGTCTTCGTGCTCATGGCGAAGGAGTTAATTGCCCGAAATAGTCTGCACCTGTATGGAGAGAGTATCCAGCAAGGTCTCTCCCAGGATTCCAGTCCAATTCTTGTGGCCCAGGGTCCCAGGGAGAACACCCGCTGTACTTGCTGA